Genomic DNA from Betta splendens chromosome 10, fBetSpl5.4, whole genome shotgun sequence:
ATGTCTGGAGGGAAAAGTGCCATCTTTGCTGCTGTTCAGCGTAACAGAGTGGTCCCACTGCTCATTTATCAACAGGGAACTAGTACCTTACCTGGTACTGTGTTGAGATGTCACCACAGCAGAGGTTAGGATGGGAGGAGtgtcctcatcttcatcactgctgACAATGTAACTCTCACCTGTTGGCACTCTCCTATGAGGACCTGATGGAGGGCACCAACCTTTGATTACACACCTACGCACCTGATGAAACATGCTTTCATCTGAGTTTCCAAAATGCATAGACTGAAGCTAAGTTTTACCTTCATCAACcagctggacagcagcagcagagagagagataagagaAGAGGAATCAGTTTTGACCCACTTTCACATGCACAACTTAGCTAAGTGACTGTGGCGTCACAGCTGTCCTGCTTGTTGTACAACCATTCCTGCACTTCCTGCTTCGGACTGGCACAAAATTTGTGTAAGACCCCTGCTGTAGTGCCAACAGAACCAGTGTAGTATTACCACAGTATACTGACCAGCACTGAGTCATTGTTCGTCAGGTCCaccacagcagcttctgatCCTTCACATGTCAgatccaccacctcctccacacctgcacacagtcaCTCATCAGTAATAGTTTTGATCAAATGTTACCATGTTTGTTCATCAATAGTTGCTGATCGGTACTGACTGTCCTCTGTGTTGTCCATCACATTAATGGTCTCTGTGGGGGTGGGGTCACTATTTGATGTCGATCTAATGTTAGCTGCCGTCCTGGCTGCTCTGCCAGTTCTCCTAGTGTTAGGTGCTCTGCTGATCTTGGCGATGGTTCTGGAAACCAGAGGACTTTGTGttgccctcctcttcctctgagccTAAACATGAACATATacagttttattacatttaatagtaagaataaataaattgatTAAATTGATCTTGCTACTGTTAAAATTGTTTTATGAGTAAGATATAGAAACTAAAGTAAGGGGGATGTTGCCCCAAAATAAGATAAGGTATTAAGCTG
This window encodes:
- the rnf4 gene encoding RING finger protein 4 isoform X2, whose amino-acid sequence is MSSSAQRKRRATQSPLVSRTIAKISRAPNTRRTGRAARTAANIRSTSNSDPTPTETINVMDNTEDSVEEVVDLTCEGSEAAVVDLTNNDSVLLVDEGPHRRVPTGESYIVSSDEDEDTPPILTSAVVTSQHSTRLTPGTISCPICMDSYLEIIESGRLVVSTKCGHVFCSQCLRDALSSSHTCPTCRKRLMPRQYHPLYV
- the rnf4 gene encoding RING finger protein 4 isoform X1 encodes the protein MSSSAQRKRRATQSPLVSRTIAKISRAPNTRRTGRAARTAANIRSTSNSDPTPTETINVMDNTEDSVEEVVDLTCEGSEAAVVDLTNNDSVLLVDEGWCPPSGPHRRVPTGESYIVSSDEDEDTPPILTSAVVTSQHSTRLTPGTISCPICMDSYLEIIESGRLVVSTKCGHVFCSQCLRDALSSSHTCPTCRKRLMPRQYHPLYV